From a region of the Danio aesculapii chromosome 4, fDanAes4.1, whole genome shotgun sequence genome:
- the eps8a gene encoding epidermal growth factor receptor kinase substrate 8a isoform X1 yields MNGYTPPASQMNGHSSLSPDVPAKKSSGKALYEQRKNYTKNSINSLTDTSQYHVEHLTTFVMDRKEAMLTIEDGIRKLRLLDAKGKIWTQDMLLQVDNRAVSLIDHDSKNELENFPLGSIQHCQPVTNACSYDSILALVCKESGQGKPDLHLFQCEDIKASLIHMDIESAVSDHKGGKIKKRPEVLKMILKSDGNIPPPPGGPAPQPPAAVNQADTKSRVASWSAWTNEQPDNDPQRHYTELDAPPEMSAAQVDRDVQILNHVLDDIEHFVTKLQKAAEAFNELSKRKKSKKSKKKGPGEGVLTLRAKPPTQDEFIDCFQKFKHAFNLLGKLKNHIQNPSAVDLVHFLFNPLKLVIQTSGGVDLAKSVVVPLLTREAIEFLHTAGSAEERHLWVTLGDAWTKCKLEWPKDYPFPSHTLSFRDGWEPPVLVSREQDVTQLAERLNAAQSETQRPPITQQPVQDFSSADGYGLSQGTHKRLHQLETDMAMAALKHAVSRHVDRNLDAHSRTAQRNFAKSKYDFVARNNTELSVLKDEVVEVLDDRKQWWKVRNGAGASGYVPNNILEISRAVDMTGRGEPIYSHTIQLMMPKKEFELFKKQRTDYVPRPTVTEAPPTPTPPPPPAPLPPTASPANQSAAAIIPANQSTAATSPANQSAAATNLANQSTAGAGPSNQNESNSGEQHDDTVSESDSVNMRDQQRERAAPANRRKSNMEEVQDELMYRLTLGRSAQKRIQTPSRSSQPALSISYDSTPQQVKDWLMLKGFSAATVGSLGVLTGAQLFSLNKDELKTVCPDDGARVFSQISVQKAALERSSGSELLEVMRRRQEKLAATATSDSGVESFDEASSH; encoded by the exons ATGAACGGATACACACCGCCGGCCTCACAGATGAA tggacACAGCTCACTCTCTCCAGATGTTCCCGCCAAAAAGTCGAGTGGTAAAGCTCTGTACG AGCAAAGGAAAAACTACACCAAAAACAGCATCAACAGCCTGACGGACACGTCTCAGTACCATGTGGAG catCTGACCACGTTTGTGATGGACCGTAAGGAGGCGATGCTGACCATTGAGGACGGCATCAGGAAACTGCGGCTGCTGGACGCCAAAGGGAAGATCTGGACGCAAGACATGCTGCTGCAGGTGGACAACAGAGCAGTCAGCCTCATAGACCACGACAGCAAG aatgAGCTGGAAAACTTTCCTCTGGGCTCCATCCAGCACTGTCAGCCCGTCACCAACGCCTGCAGCTACGACTCCATCTTGGCTCTAGTGTGTAAGGAGTCCGGCCAGGGGAAACCAGACCTGCACCTGTTCCAGTGTGAGGACATTAag GCCAGTCTGATCCACATGGACATCGAGAGCGCCGTCAGCGATCACAAGGGCGGGAAAATCAAGAAGAGGCCGGAGGTGCTGAA GATGATCCTGAAGAGTGATGGAAACATCCCTCCGCCCCCAGGAGGCCCCGCCCCTCAGCCGCCAGCAGCTGTCAATCAAGCGGACACCAAGAGCCGAGTGGCCAGCTGGTCAGCCTGGACCAATGAGCAGCCGGACA atgaCCCACAGAGACACTACACAGAGCTGGACGCTCCTCCTGAGATGAGTGCAGCACAGGTGGACAGAGATGTG CAAATCCTCAACCACGTTCTGGACGACATCGAGCACTTCGTCACCAAACTGCAGAAAGCTGCCGAGGCCTTTAATGAGCTCTCCAAACGCAAGAAGAGTAAGAAGAGCAAGAAGAAAGGCCCTGGag AGGGAGTTCTGACACTGAGAGCCAAACCGCCGACTCAGGACGAGTTCATCGACTGCTTCCAGAAGTTCAAGCACGCCTTCAACCTGCTG GGGAAGTTGAAGAACCACATTCAGAATCCCAGCGCTGTAGATCTGGTTCACTTCCTGTTTAATCCACTCAAACTG GTGATCCAGACGTCTGGAGGAGTTGATCTGGCTAAAAGTGTAGTCGTTCCTCTACTCACCAGAGAAGCGATTGAATTCCTGCACACGGCGGGATCTGCAGAGGAGAGACACCTATGGGTGACACTCGGTGATGCATGGACCAAGTGCAA GCTGGAGTGGCCGAAGGATTATCCGTTTCCTTCGCACACGTTGAGTTTCCGTGATGGCTGGGAGCCGCCGGTGCTGGTGTCGCGGGAGCAGGACGTCACTCAGCTAGCAGAAAGACTGAACGCTGCGCAGAGCGAGACTCAGAGGCCGCCGATCACC CAGCAGCCGGTGCAGGATTTCAGCAGTGCAGACGGGTATGGCCTCAGTCAAGGCACACACAAGCGTTTGCATCAGCTGGAGACAGATATGGCCATGGCCGCTCTCAAACATGCGGTCAGCCGGCATGTAGATAG GAATCTGGACGCTCACAGCAGGACGGCGCAGAGAAACTTTGCCAAATCCAAGTATGACTTCGTGGCCAGAAACAACACGGAGCTGTCTGTGCTGAAGGACGAGGTGGTGGAG GTGCTGGACGACAGGAAGCAGTGGTGGAAGGTGCGCAACGGAGCGGGAGCGTCAGGGTACGTGCCAAACAACATCCTGGAGATCAGCAGAGCGGTGGACATGACGGGCCGCGGAGAGCCCATATACAGCCACACTAtacag CTAATGATGCCAAAAAAGGAGTTTGAGTTGTTTAag aagCAGCGGACCGATTATGTGCCCAGGCCGACAGTAACTGAAGCTCCGCCCACACCGACACCCCCTCCCCCGCCAGCCCCACTGCCACCCACCGCCAGCccagccaatcagagtgcagCAGCCATCATCCCAGCTAATCAGAGCACAGCGGCCACCAGCCCGGCCAATCAAAGTGCAGCGGCCACTAACCTGGCGAATCAGAGCACAGCAGGTGCTGGTCCGTCCAATCAGAATGAGAGCAACAGCGGAGAGCAGCACGACGACACCGTGAGCGAGAGCGACAGCGTGAACATGAGAGACCAGCAGAGGGAGAGAGCAGCACCGGCCAacc GGCGCAAGTCTAACATGGAGGAGGTCCAAGATGAGCTGATGTACCGGCTGACTTTGGGTCGCAGTGCGCAGAAGCGGATCCAGACCCCGAGCCGCAGCAGTCAGCCGGCGCTCAGCATCAGCTACGACTCCACACCGCAGCAGGTCAAGGACTGGCTGATGCTCAAAGGCTTCAGCGCCGC gaccgTGGGCAGTCTCGGGGTGCTGACCGGCGCTCAGCTCTTCTCTCTGAATAAAGACGAGCTGAAGACGGTGTGTCCAGATGACGGCGCTCGCGTCTTCAGCCAGATCAGCGTGCAGAAGGCCGCTCTGGAG AGGAGCTCCGGCTCTGAGCTGCTGGAGGTCATGCGGAGGCGGCAGGAGAAGCTAGCGGCGACAGCTACAAGCGACTCAGGAGTGGAGTCCTTCGACGAGGCCAGCAGCCACTGA
- the eps8a gene encoding epidermal growth factor receptor kinase substrate 8a isoform X2, giving the protein MNGYTPPASQMNGHSSLSPDVPAKKSSGKALYEQRKNYTKNSINSLTDTSQYHVEHLTTFVMDRKEAMLTIEDGIRKLRLLDAKGKIWTQDMLLQVDNRAVSLIDHDSKNELENFPLGSIQHCQPVTNACSYDSILALVCKESGQGKPDLHLFQCEDIKASLIHMDIESAVSDHKGGKIKKRPEVLKMILKSDGNIPPPPGGPAPQPPAAVNQADTKSRVASWSAWTNEQPDNDPQRHYTELDAPPEMSAAQVDRDVQILNHVLDDIEHFVTKLQKAAEAFNELSKRKKSKKSKKKGPGEGVLTLRAKPPTQDEFIDCFQKFKHAFNLLGKLKNHIQNPSAVDLVHFLFNPLKLVIQTSGGVDLAKSVVVPLLTREAIEFLHTAGSAEERHLWVTLGDAWTKCKLEWPKDYPFPSHTLSFRDGWEPPVLVSREQDVTQLAERLNAAQSETQRPPITQQPVQDFSSADGNLDAHSRTAQRNFAKSKYDFVARNNTELSVLKDEVVEVLDDRKQWWKVRNGAGASGYVPNNILEISRAVDMTGRGEPIYSHTIQLMMPKKEFELFKKQRTDYVPRPTVTEAPPTPTPPPPPAPLPPTASPANQSAAAIIPANQSTAATSPANQSAAATNLANQSTAGAGPSNQNESNSGEQHDDTVSESDSVNMRDQQRERAAPANRRKSNMEEVQDELMYRLTLGRSAQKRIQTPSRSSQPALSISYDSTPQQVKDWLMLKGFSAATVGSLGVLTGAQLFSLNKDELKTVCPDDGARVFSQISVQKAALERSSGSELLEVMRRRQEKLAATATSDSGVESFDEASSH; this is encoded by the exons ATGAACGGATACACACCGCCGGCCTCACAGATGAA tggacACAGCTCACTCTCTCCAGATGTTCCCGCCAAAAAGTCGAGTGGTAAAGCTCTGTACG AGCAAAGGAAAAACTACACCAAAAACAGCATCAACAGCCTGACGGACACGTCTCAGTACCATGTGGAG catCTGACCACGTTTGTGATGGACCGTAAGGAGGCGATGCTGACCATTGAGGACGGCATCAGGAAACTGCGGCTGCTGGACGCCAAAGGGAAGATCTGGACGCAAGACATGCTGCTGCAGGTGGACAACAGAGCAGTCAGCCTCATAGACCACGACAGCAAG aatgAGCTGGAAAACTTTCCTCTGGGCTCCATCCAGCACTGTCAGCCCGTCACCAACGCCTGCAGCTACGACTCCATCTTGGCTCTAGTGTGTAAGGAGTCCGGCCAGGGGAAACCAGACCTGCACCTGTTCCAGTGTGAGGACATTAag GCCAGTCTGATCCACATGGACATCGAGAGCGCCGTCAGCGATCACAAGGGCGGGAAAATCAAGAAGAGGCCGGAGGTGCTGAA GATGATCCTGAAGAGTGATGGAAACATCCCTCCGCCCCCAGGAGGCCCCGCCCCTCAGCCGCCAGCAGCTGTCAATCAAGCGGACACCAAGAGCCGAGTGGCCAGCTGGTCAGCCTGGACCAATGAGCAGCCGGACA atgaCCCACAGAGACACTACACAGAGCTGGACGCTCCTCCTGAGATGAGTGCAGCACAGGTGGACAGAGATGTG CAAATCCTCAACCACGTTCTGGACGACATCGAGCACTTCGTCACCAAACTGCAGAAAGCTGCCGAGGCCTTTAATGAGCTCTCCAAACGCAAGAAGAGTAAGAAGAGCAAGAAGAAAGGCCCTGGag AGGGAGTTCTGACACTGAGAGCCAAACCGCCGACTCAGGACGAGTTCATCGACTGCTTCCAGAAGTTCAAGCACGCCTTCAACCTGCTG GGGAAGTTGAAGAACCACATTCAGAATCCCAGCGCTGTAGATCTGGTTCACTTCCTGTTTAATCCACTCAAACTG GTGATCCAGACGTCTGGAGGAGTTGATCTGGCTAAAAGTGTAGTCGTTCCTCTACTCACCAGAGAAGCGATTGAATTCCTGCACACGGCGGGATCTGCAGAGGAGAGACACCTATGGGTGACACTCGGTGATGCATGGACCAAGTGCAA GCTGGAGTGGCCGAAGGATTATCCGTTTCCTTCGCACACGTTGAGTTTCCGTGATGGCTGGGAGCCGCCGGTGCTGGTGTCGCGGGAGCAGGACGTCACTCAGCTAGCAGAAAGACTGAACGCTGCGCAGAGCGAGACTCAGAGGCCGCCGATCACC CAGCAGCCGGTGCAGGATTTCAGCAGTGCAGACGG GAATCTGGACGCTCACAGCAGGACGGCGCAGAGAAACTTTGCCAAATCCAAGTATGACTTCGTGGCCAGAAACAACACGGAGCTGTCTGTGCTGAAGGACGAGGTGGTGGAG GTGCTGGACGACAGGAAGCAGTGGTGGAAGGTGCGCAACGGAGCGGGAGCGTCAGGGTACGTGCCAAACAACATCCTGGAGATCAGCAGAGCGGTGGACATGACGGGCCGCGGAGAGCCCATATACAGCCACACTAtacag CTAATGATGCCAAAAAAGGAGTTTGAGTTGTTTAag aagCAGCGGACCGATTATGTGCCCAGGCCGACAGTAACTGAAGCTCCGCCCACACCGACACCCCCTCCCCCGCCAGCCCCACTGCCACCCACCGCCAGCccagccaatcagagtgcagCAGCCATCATCCCAGCTAATCAGAGCACAGCGGCCACCAGCCCGGCCAATCAAAGTGCAGCGGCCACTAACCTGGCGAATCAGAGCACAGCAGGTGCTGGTCCGTCCAATCAGAATGAGAGCAACAGCGGAGAGCAGCACGACGACACCGTGAGCGAGAGCGACAGCGTGAACATGAGAGACCAGCAGAGGGAGAGAGCAGCACCGGCCAacc GGCGCAAGTCTAACATGGAGGAGGTCCAAGATGAGCTGATGTACCGGCTGACTTTGGGTCGCAGTGCGCAGAAGCGGATCCAGACCCCGAGCCGCAGCAGTCAGCCGGCGCTCAGCATCAGCTACGACTCCACACCGCAGCAGGTCAAGGACTGGCTGATGCTCAAAGGCTTCAGCGCCGC gaccgTGGGCAGTCTCGGGGTGCTGACCGGCGCTCAGCTCTTCTCTCTGAATAAAGACGAGCTGAAGACGGTGTGTCCAGATGACGGCGCTCGCGTCTTCAGCCAGATCAGCGTGCAGAAGGCCGCTCTGGAG AGGAGCTCCGGCTCTGAGCTGCTGGAGGTCATGCGGAGGCGGCAGGAGAAGCTAGCGGCGACAGCTACAAGCGACTCAGGAGTGGAGTCCTTCGACGAGGCCAGCAGCCACTGA
- the eps8a gene encoding epidermal growth factor receptor kinase substrate 8a isoform X3, whose protein sequence is MNGYTPPASQMNGHSSLSPDVPAKKSSGKALYEQRKNYTKNSINSLTDTSQYHVEHLTTFVMDRKEAMLTIEDGIRKLRLLDAKGKIWTQDMLLQVDNRAVSLIDHDSKNELENFPLGSIQHCQPVTNACSYDSILALVCKESGQGKPDLHLFQCEDIKASLIHMDIESAVSDHKGGKIKKRPEVLKMILKSDGNIPPPPGGPAPQPPAAVNQADTKSRVASWSAWTNEQPDNDPQRHYTELDAPPEMSAAQVDRDVQILNHVLDDIEHFVTKLQKAAEAFNELSKRKKSKKSKKKGPGEGVLTLRAKPPTQDEFIDCFQKFKHAFNLLGKLKNHIQNPSAVDLVHFLFNPLKLVIQTSGGVDLAKSVVVPLLTREAIEFLHTAGSAEERHLWVTLGDAWTKCKLEWPKDYPFPSHTLSFRDGWEPPVLVSREQDVTQLAERLNAAQSETQRPPITQPVQDFSSADGNLDAHSRTAQRNFAKSKYDFVARNNTELSVLKDEVVEVLDDRKQWWKVRNGAGASGYVPNNILEISRAVDMTGRGEPIYSHTIQLMMPKKEFELFKKQRTDYVPRPTVTEAPPTPTPPPPPAPLPPTASPANQSAAAIIPANQSTAATSPANQSAAATNLANQSTAGAGPSNQNESNSGEQHDDTVSESDSVNMRDQQRERAAPANRRKSNMEEVQDELMYRLTLGRSAQKRIQTPSRSSQPALSISYDSTPQQVKDWLMLKGFSAATVGSLGVLTGAQLFSLNKDELKTVCPDDGARVFSQISVQKAALERSSGSELLEVMRRRQEKLAATATSDSGVESFDEASSH, encoded by the exons ATGAACGGATACACACCGCCGGCCTCACAGATGAA tggacACAGCTCACTCTCTCCAGATGTTCCCGCCAAAAAGTCGAGTGGTAAAGCTCTGTACG AGCAAAGGAAAAACTACACCAAAAACAGCATCAACAGCCTGACGGACACGTCTCAGTACCATGTGGAG catCTGACCACGTTTGTGATGGACCGTAAGGAGGCGATGCTGACCATTGAGGACGGCATCAGGAAACTGCGGCTGCTGGACGCCAAAGGGAAGATCTGGACGCAAGACATGCTGCTGCAGGTGGACAACAGAGCAGTCAGCCTCATAGACCACGACAGCAAG aatgAGCTGGAAAACTTTCCTCTGGGCTCCATCCAGCACTGTCAGCCCGTCACCAACGCCTGCAGCTACGACTCCATCTTGGCTCTAGTGTGTAAGGAGTCCGGCCAGGGGAAACCAGACCTGCACCTGTTCCAGTGTGAGGACATTAag GCCAGTCTGATCCACATGGACATCGAGAGCGCCGTCAGCGATCACAAGGGCGGGAAAATCAAGAAGAGGCCGGAGGTGCTGAA GATGATCCTGAAGAGTGATGGAAACATCCCTCCGCCCCCAGGAGGCCCCGCCCCTCAGCCGCCAGCAGCTGTCAATCAAGCGGACACCAAGAGCCGAGTGGCCAGCTGGTCAGCCTGGACCAATGAGCAGCCGGACA atgaCCCACAGAGACACTACACAGAGCTGGACGCTCCTCCTGAGATGAGTGCAGCACAGGTGGACAGAGATGTG CAAATCCTCAACCACGTTCTGGACGACATCGAGCACTTCGTCACCAAACTGCAGAAAGCTGCCGAGGCCTTTAATGAGCTCTCCAAACGCAAGAAGAGTAAGAAGAGCAAGAAGAAAGGCCCTGGag AGGGAGTTCTGACACTGAGAGCCAAACCGCCGACTCAGGACGAGTTCATCGACTGCTTCCAGAAGTTCAAGCACGCCTTCAACCTGCTG GGGAAGTTGAAGAACCACATTCAGAATCCCAGCGCTGTAGATCTGGTTCACTTCCTGTTTAATCCACTCAAACTG GTGATCCAGACGTCTGGAGGAGTTGATCTGGCTAAAAGTGTAGTCGTTCCTCTACTCACCAGAGAAGCGATTGAATTCCTGCACACGGCGGGATCTGCAGAGGAGAGACACCTATGGGTGACACTCGGTGATGCATGGACCAAGTGCAA GCTGGAGTGGCCGAAGGATTATCCGTTTCCTTCGCACACGTTGAGTTTCCGTGATGGCTGGGAGCCGCCGGTGCTGGTGTCGCGGGAGCAGGACGTCACTCAGCTAGCAGAAAGACTGAACGCTGCGCAGAGCGAGACTCAGAGGCCGCCGATCACC CAGCCGGTGCAGGATTTCAGCAGTGCAGACGG GAATCTGGACGCTCACAGCAGGACGGCGCAGAGAAACTTTGCCAAATCCAAGTATGACTTCGTGGCCAGAAACAACACGGAGCTGTCTGTGCTGAAGGACGAGGTGGTGGAG GTGCTGGACGACAGGAAGCAGTGGTGGAAGGTGCGCAACGGAGCGGGAGCGTCAGGGTACGTGCCAAACAACATCCTGGAGATCAGCAGAGCGGTGGACATGACGGGCCGCGGAGAGCCCATATACAGCCACACTAtacag CTAATGATGCCAAAAAAGGAGTTTGAGTTGTTTAag aagCAGCGGACCGATTATGTGCCCAGGCCGACAGTAACTGAAGCTCCGCCCACACCGACACCCCCTCCCCCGCCAGCCCCACTGCCACCCACCGCCAGCccagccaatcagagtgcagCAGCCATCATCCCAGCTAATCAGAGCACAGCGGCCACCAGCCCGGCCAATCAAAGTGCAGCGGCCACTAACCTGGCGAATCAGAGCACAGCAGGTGCTGGTCCGTCCAATCAGAATGAGAGCAACAGCGGAGAGCAGCACGACGACACCGTGAGCGAGAGCGACAGCGTGAACATGAGAGACCAGCAGAGGGAGAGAGCAGCACCGGCCAacc GGCGCAAGTCTAACATGGAGGAGGTCCAAGATGAGCTGATGTACCGGCTGACTTTGGGTCGCAGTGCGCAGAAGCGGATCCAGACCCCGAGCCGCAGCAGTCAGCCGGCGCTCAGCATCAGCTACGACTCCACACCGCAGCAGGTCAAGGACTGGCTGATGCTCAAAGGCTTCAGCGCCGC gaccgTGGGCAGTCTCGGGGTGCTGACCGGCGCTCAGCTCTTCTCTCTGAATAAAGACGAGCTGAAGACGGTGTGTCCAGATGACGGCGCTCGCGTCTTCAGCCAGATCAGCGTGCAGAAGGCCGCTCTGGAG AGGAGCTCCGGCTCTGAGCTGCTGGAGGTCATGCGGAGGCGGCAGGAGAAGCTAGCGGCGACAGCTACAAGCGACTCAGGAGTGGAGTCCTTCGACGAGGCCAGCAGCCACTGA
- the eps8a gene encoding epidermal growth factor receptor kinase substrate 8a isoform X4 has translation MNGYTPPASQMNGHSSLSPDVPAKKSSGKALYEQRKNYTKNSINSLTDTSQYHVEHLTTFVMDRKEAMLTIEDGIRKLRLLDAKGKIWTQDMLLQVDNRAVSLIDHDSKNELENFPLGSIQHCQPVTNACSYDSILALVCKESGQGKPDLHLFQCEDIKASLIHMDIESAVSDHKGGKIKKRPEVLKMILKSDGNIPPPPGGPAPQPPAAVNQADTKSRVASWSAWTNEQPDNDPQRHYTELDAPPEMSAAQVDRDVQILNHVLDDIEHFVTKLQKAAEAFNELSKRKKSKKSKKKGPGEGVLTLRAKPPTQDEFIDCFQKFKHAFNLLGKLKNHIQNPSAVDLVHFLFNPLKLVIQTSGGVDLAKSVVVPLLTREAIEFLHTAGSAEERHLWVTLGDAWTKCKLEWPKDYPFPSHTLSFRDGWEPPVLVSREQDVTQLAERLNAAQSETQRPPITQQPVQDFSSADGNLDAHSRTAQRNFAKSKYDFVARNNTELSVLKDEVVEVLDDRKQWWKVRNGAGASGYVPNNILEISRAVDMTGRGEPIYSHTIQKQRTDYVPRPTVTEAPPTPTPPPPPAPLPPTASPANQSAAAIIPANQSTAATSPANQSAAATNLANQSTAGAGPSNQNESNSGEQHDDTVSESDSVNMRDQQRERAAPANRRKSNMEEVQDELMYRLTLGRSAQKRIQTPSRSSQPALSISYDSTPQQVKDWLMLKGFSAATVGSLGVLTGAQLFSLNKDELKTVCPDDGARVFSQISVQKAALERSSGSELLEVMRRRQEKLAATATSDSGVESFDEASSH, from the exons ATGAACGGATACACACCGCCGGCCTCACAGATGAA tggacACAGCTCACTCTCTCCAGATGTTCCCGCCAAAAAGTCGAGTGGTAAAGCTCTGTACG AGCAAAGGAAAAACTACACCAAAAACAGCATCAACAGCCTGACGGACACGTCTCAGTACCATGTGGAG catCTGACCACGTTTGTGATGGACCGTAAGGAGGCGATGCTGACCATTGAGGACGGCATCAGGAAACTGCGGCTGCTGGACGCCAAAGGGAAGATCTGGACGCAAGACATGCTGCTGCAGGTGGACAACAGAGCAGTCAGCCTCATAGACCACGACAGCAAG aatgAGCTGGAAAACTTTCCTCTGGGCTCCATCCAGCACTGTCAGCCCGTCACCAACGCCTGCAGCTACGACTCCATCTTGGCTCTAGTGTGTAAGGAGTCCGGCCAGGGGAAACCAGACCTGCACCTGTTCCAGTGTGAGGACATTAag GCCAGTCTGATCCACATGGACATCGAGAGCGCCGTCAGCGATCACAAGGGCGGGAAAATCAAGAAGAGGCCGGAGGTGCTGAA GATGATCCTGAAGAGTGATGGAAACATCCCTCCGCCCCCAGGAGGCCCCGCCCCTCAGCCGCCAGCAGCTGTCAATCAAGCGGACACCAAGAGCCGAGTGGCCAGCTGGTCAGCCTGGACCAATGAGCAGCCGGACA atgaCCCACAGAGACACTACACAGAGCTGGACGCTCCTCCTGAGATGAGTGCAGCACAGGTGGACAGAGATGTG CAAATCCTCAACCACGTTCTGGACGACATCGAGCACTTCGTCACCAAACTGCAGAAAGCTGCCGAGGCCTTTAATGAGCTCTCCAAACGCAAGAAGAGTAAGAAGAGCAAGAAGAAAGGCCCTGGag AGGGAGTTCTGACACTGAGAGCCAAACCGCCGACTCAGGACGAGTTCATCGACTGCTTCCAGAAGTTCAAGCACGCCTTCAACCTGCTG GGGAAGTTGAAGAACCACATTCAGAATCCCAGCGCTGTAGATCTGGTTCACTTCCTGTTTAATCCACTCAAACTG GTGATCCAGACGTCTGGAGGAGTTGATCTGGCTAAAAGTGTAGTCGTTCCTCTACTCACCAGAGAAGCGATTGAATTCCTGCACACGGCGGGATCTGCAGAGGAGAGACACCTATGGGTGACACTCGGTGATGCATGGACCAAGTGCAA GCTGGAGTGGCCGAAGGATTATCCGTTTCCTTCGCACACGTTGAGTTTCCGTGATGGCTGGGAGCCGCCGGTGCTGGTGTCGCGGGAGCAGGACGTCACTCAGCTAGCAGAAAGACTGAACGCTGCGCAGAGCGAGACTCAGAGGCCGCCGATCACC CAGCAGCCGGTGCAGGATTTCAGCAGTGCAGACGG GAATCTGGACGCTCACAGCAGGACGGCGCAGAGAAACTTTGCCAAATCCAAGTATGACTTCGTGGCCAGAAACAACACGGAGCTGTCTGTGCTGAAGGACGAGGTGGTGGAG GTGCTGGACGACAGGAAGCAGTGGTGGAAGGTGCGCAACGGAGCGGGAGCGTCAGGGTACGTGCCAAACAACATCCTGGAGATCAGCAGAGCGGTGGACATGACGGGCCGCGGAGAGCCCATATACAGCCACACTAtacag aagCAGCGGACCGATTATGTGCCCAGGCCGACAGTAACTGAAGCTCCGCCCACACCGACACCCCCTCCCCCGCCAGCCCCACTGCCACCCACCGCCAGCccagccaatcagagtgcagCAGCCATCATCCCAGCTAATCAGAGCACAGCGGCCACCAGCCCGGCCAATCAAAGTGCAGCGGCCACTAACCTGGCGAATCAGAGCACAGCAGGTGCTGGTCCGTCCAATCAGAATGAGAGCAACAGCGGAGAGCAGCACGACGACACCGTGAGCGAGAGCGACAGCGTGAACATGAGAGACCAGCAGAGGGAGAGAGCAGCACCGGCCAacc GGCGCAAGTCTAACATGGAGGAGGTCCAAGATGAGCTGATGTACCGGCTGACTTTGGGTCGCAGTGCGCAGAAGCGGATCCAGACCCCGAGCCGCAGCAGTCAGCCGGCGCTCAGCATCAGCTACGACTCCACACCGCAGCAGGTCAAGGACTGGCTGATGCTCAAAGGCTTCAGCGCCGC gaccgTGGGCAGTCTCGGGGTGCTGACCGGCGCTCAGCTCTTCTCTCTGAATAAAGACGAGCTGAAGACGGTGTGTCCAGATGACGGCGCTCGCGTCTTCAGCCAGATCAGCGTGCAGAAGGCCGCTCTGGAG AGGAGCTCCGGCTCTGAGCTGCTGGAGGTCATGCGGAGGCGGCAGGAGAAGCTAGCGGCGACAGCTACAAGCGACTCAGGAGTGGAGTCCTTCGACGAGGCCAGCAGCCACTGA